ATTAAAACCTCACCATAAAGTCTCCAGCGTGTATTGTTCCCATCTCTACAGATTGGCCCTTCTCCAAACCCAGTTGTTTCACTACGTATTCTTTCGCTCGGCCAATGTCCTTCTTGGAAGCTCCGTTGGCAACAGAGCAAATTTCTATTTCAAATCCATAGGTTCATGTAAGGTAACTTCATTGAAAAGATAAATCAGGAAGCATCAAATgtccaaaaaaaaacataagattGCACCCTTTACAGTGCGAGGCTTGTCCTCTTGTCGACAGGCAATGTATAGGCAAGCAGCCAATAATACATCCTGATTTCTTCCTCTACTGGACTTCTGGTCTTCAACTCGTTTATATATCTCATTAGCCCGATCCATTAATTCAATTTGCAAAAACGGATTAtagaatttgcaaatttttttatgaaattttaaatttttctatgaaacggattacagaatccgtttcatacactGTGAAACGGACTGTGTAATccctttcataaaaaaattttatgaaacggattacacaatccgtttcacagtgtatgaaacggattctgtaatccgtttgcCATAAATTCTGATTTTCCTAGTGAAACGAATTTTCTAGTAAAAGTTTGAAATGCGTTATTATATAGTTTATGAAACGGAAAATTTCAGGGACCATGGAACAGAAGAGAATGAgggcaaaattttaaaataaaacactgGAAAAGAAACGAAACGCTTGGGGGTGTAGGAGGTTGGtgacgcagtaaatgaaatttactccGTCCTAACAACTTTCACCACTctaataaataaagatataaagGTCTTTTTTGAGGGTACAGAATAAGTGTTGGAGGTGCATGGAGAAGCCCCCAAATTCTGacaaaatgaaacaaaaggGAACCAAACTATTCAAATTGGGTCCTACCAATAAGCCTAttgcttcctgcacccccaCAGTAATAGAAAAAAGACATAAACATAACCTCTCGTAGCtggagagaaagaagaaaagtgaGAATGTTCAGTAACGAAAgagaattaaagaaaaaatacaaaagaatatatttcaaaaagttCTTACTTAACCGCAtctcatattttgaaaaactagtAAGAGACCCGTGCATACGCACGGGTCgtgttttttagttttacgttttgtaatttttaaaacaaaaattttgttgtaattatataaatcaattatttgaattattattattgatttaattacatataataattaattttattatttaaatatattatctatttaattaattataacaatttacaataatagtattaataataataataatgttattactattattaaattatattgaaatgtatatgtataaatattttgaatagaaacacatgtacatataaacacgctatattaaaatgaattatatatacaCGGAtcgttattaaagtaaaatatagatatatgaTGTTATATGATCCcgtatatatataacatgaaattgatgttaaaatttttaaatataaacacatgtagatataaataaaaacatgtatattatattatactaaaataaaatgcatattCAAGAGtcattattaaagtaaaatgtaagtatattatgtaatatggtcccgttttaaattaaatacaacatgaatttgatgttcatgttgtatttaattCATATGTATTTAAACACTTGTGTTTCAtgtttatatgtacatgtgtttAAGTAGAAACACATATTAAATTGAAATGCGTATGTATGAGtcattattaaagtaaaatgtagacaTATGGTATAATATGACCccgtacaaaatatatataacatgaaattgatattaaaattattaaatagaaacacaaaaagatataaacatatatattatattaaaataaaatatgtatccaTGGGTCGTTGTTAGAGTAAAATGTAGACCTATTGTGTAATATTGTCCcgtataaaataacaaaacgtgaaattgatgttaaaatttttaagtaaaaacacatatatatacaaacacatgtatattatattaaaatgagatgAGTATGCATGGGTTGTTGCTAAAGGTAGGATGTAGTCATATTATGTAATATAGTCCtgcacaaaataaatataacatgaaattgatgttacatttttaaatagaaacacatgtacaTACAAACACATGTACATTACATTAAAGTGAAATGCATATACACATGTTGTtgctaaagtaaaatgtagacatattgtgtaatatggtcccatacaaaatatacataacatgaaattgatgttaaatttattaaaaagaaatacatgtagatataaacacatgtatattatattaaaataatatgtgtaTCCACGGGATGTCGTtgctaaagtaaaatgtagacatattgtgtaatattttcccgtataaaataatacaatatgaaattgatgttaaaatttttaaataaaaccacaTGTTGATATaaatacatgtatattatattaaaataaaatgtgtatccACGCGTgattgttaaagtaaaatgtaagcatattgtataatatgaccccgtataaaataaatacaacatgaaattgatgttaaaaattttaaatagaaacacatgtagatataaacacatgtatattagaTTAAAATGAAATACGTATGCACATGTTGTTGGTAAAGTAAGACGTAGgcttattatataatattgtctcgtactaaataaatataacataaaattgatgttaatatttttagatagaAACAGGAACACATGCAGATACaaatacatgtatattatattaaaatgaaatgcatatgtTAGGGttgttgttaaagtaaaatgtaggtATACTGTGTAATATGGTTCcgtatcaaataaatataacataagattgatgttaaaatttgtaaatgtagatatattatgtaatatggtccgtacaaaaataaataaaacatgaaattgatgtaaattttttaaatagaaacaaatgtatatataaataataataataataataataataataataataataatttaaattaaataatttagttatgtataattataaatataatatttaaataaagagtCAGATAATATTGGATAcgtaaatcattaattataagtttttttagttaaattaattaatacaaataatgaCAATTatcagattaaaaaaaatatttatatatgatatataattaattaataaagtgtaataaaataatgttattatattattaaaatttatagttaaattttataattatatattaaattaaaataaaatatatatgttgattGTTATGTAAAACctatatatattgtattaagATTGGTGTtgtatagtaaaataaaattgttatatgattaaaatttaaaattaaattttttagttatatattgtattaaaatgaAACATGCATACACATGTCaatgttaaagtaaaatgtaaatatattatgtaatataatCTCAAGAATAAATATAACAGAAAAAGTTAATAGTAAAATgtttcacaaatatttttatcctGGTGCGTAAACATGATCTATGGAATTTTTTTATCCAGTTATGCTATCAAATAATATTCCTTGGTTTTATTTGTTAGTAATATCTTTCGTACGcttattatttctattaattaagttaaattctATTGTTGTTAGTACCTCAATGCAAACTTTGCATCAAAAAATTTCCTTAAAGGTTGTAAGAAGTACATCTTGGTTAGCAAGGAATGAATGATGTTGACCTGCACTATTAGATGGAGAGGAAGATATGCGAAACAATTCTATCTCAATTATAAGTGGAAACAATTTTTCTCTGCAAATGGATTTCGGGCTAGAGACCGTATTGGAATTGGTGTTTCTAAAGACATGTCTTCATCtataacaattattaaaattagttcttAATATATTTAGTATGGATCCTGGAATTTTATGAGACATTTAACAGGTTGGATACAATTTAGATACTTAGATTTTGGGATTAATATTATCGTTTCTGTTATCTGTGATATATAACATgtattattagttttcttatttttgtttaaagaaTTATAGAACATAGAAAGTACAACATCAATCAATTAATACAATGAGTATACCCGTACACTTAAAGTAAGTAAAACTCATGCTCACAATTAGATCTTATTTGTTTTGCAATCAAAACTCAAGAAgtctaaaaattagaaaaaaataaataaataaatcattataaaataacatgtaaaacattaaacttttttcttaaatcttttatCACATTTGTACAaagatttataaacaaatatatcagaatataataaaacataaatataaatataaaatttattctatGCATAAACTCGATTTTATATATTAGAATATCAATTCTACGCATTACATAATAAATgttgtatacatattttattattgttattattatatataataaatatttaatttattgattcaaatctataacaatatataaagggaattcctctttttgtgtccacttttcaaaataccgattttaccctttaaatataacaatttattaaattttaaaaaattgaccgttacttttacaaactttttataaaatcatatgtcTTTGCTTCTTCtgttcttctttatttatcaatggttattcttttatctgttctgatatattttactttatttttaataaatataattttaaaatatatattaacttaataacattataataatatcacctactaatataatatcatacattttaaaaaatacatacacacagacacgatagcgcctgtgttacgctagtaataataacaaaaatactaataattacgATAACAATTACCAATTAAAACtccatttataattaaaaaaatttaaaacaattaatgaaatcaattaattgataataaatctttagaaactaatcatataattattaattacaaatgcATAAGTTTAACCGATTtcaaaatatggaataaaacaaaatccattcataattagaacattaaaaacaatgaatgaaattaattggtcaattaataaaacaattttagaaacaaatcatataattattaataaaacaattttagaaataaatcatataattattgataGTATAAATCTATTCCAATTTGTACATACTTGAGTTAATACATAACCAATGGTCTgtaattgtttgaaaaaaaaaaatcctaagttggatacacattttattttcacattgTTCTATTCATGGATTTCGGTCATCTTCAACactaattatagtaataaaGATGAGAAggttacaaaatatattataagctAATAAAGCTTTGGACAATATTCCTAGTGTCTAGTTTGAGCACCCCCAAACTTTGTATCTGCTATGACAATTCAACCAGGTGTTTGAATTGTAATTTATTGCATTGTAATTCTTTGAATTTCTCTTCCATCATCATCATACAAAACTGTTTCTCCTTGTGCATGTTGCTCTTCCAAAGGACTAAAGCTTTTGTATGCACTTGCTGCACAATGAAAAAGCTaatgaaaaatttgattaaCAAAAGATTATCTGCTCCAAATATTTAAACTACCAAGTCTActttaatactttaatttatcgtagaatgaaagaaagaaagaataacACAAATTCTGAGAGATaacatgataaaatttaaaaaacatgatATCATTTGACTTAATCTCTAATATCATTTGCTAAACTTACCTATGTCAAACAAAAACTTGCAAACAAAAGGCTAGGCTTACCATACCTTCAATTCTTTTACACTGAAAGTCACATCTATTGGATCTCCAATATCAACATACTGCAAAATTTCTTCTTTAGGATTTATCCACAGCTGGGTGTGCGCATCAATATAATGACATCCACacacataaatatatacaatttgCAATATAGTTACCAACAAAAGAATCCTCTTCACCTTTGGTTGGATATTTCCATATAACTTTGAAGTTCAACGGCCTTTCCACCAATCAACATAATGGTGTGTTGAGGGTGACCTTTGCTACAATTTAAAATCTATGACATGAATGTCGGTTACTACAACAAAATGAAATGGTTATCTAAAACTAATACATGATATTTGGTATTATGTTTAGAGTAGAAAAACGTATGAAAAAGGATTAGATACTTAGAATTACATGGTGATATTTGGTATTTTGTggtgatatttttataatcatattcCATGATTTTCATCCAGTTCTCAAAGTTCCCAATTTTGTATGAATTCATATGAAAGTTCATAGCAACCACActtcataaaagtaaaaaattaaataataaattaagcaCATATTATACTTTGGATACCGTGAGTTATTTGAGAACAAAAAGCAACCTCCTTATCAAACTTGTTAGCCATCCTATCAGATAATTATGGGAAGCCCTATGATCAATGCTTCTGCCATTGTACCCGTCAATCCtgaaaatttcaaacaaataatGAGCCTAATTGCAAACAGTAAGATGTGAAGGAGgacttaaaatatgaaattgctATAACTTGATTTTGTTATGATGCAGCCACAGACTTCAATCCATTTGGTCAGATGGGTTTGAAATCCTCTAATCTACAAAAGCAAGAAACAATTTCAATGAGTGACACTCTGTTATGCTCATCTTCATCTTGTACAAAAACCAAGACAAAAGTATACACATATATTAAATGTACCACTCCATAGTAACAGAACCAACAAAATAAGATAACATACGAAGATAACATCTAAAACATACAAAGCTACGAAAAAACCTTCTTCTAAAACGAAGGTTATGAAAAAACTACCTTGAAGATTCGGGTTAacacaaaagaaggaaaaaagcacaaaaaaaatcagtaaTTACTGCAGGAAATCTCATAACAGGGTCTTGAGGTTATATCTCCGCGGACCTAGAAGAAACTCAACTCAAAATTCAAGTAAATAGGATTGAAAGCTAATGCTTGTTTTAGACTATCATACAAAGCAAACAAATAATTCATCAACGACATTcataacaaacacaaacaaaagctttttacaacaaaatttagCAAACCCCTAAGTAtagaacaaaaacataaaaatatacccAACTAACTCGACAAtaacattagaaaaaaaaatacccaaCAAACCTCCGCATACCCAAAAGAAAGTCAACTCAAGATCTAAGAACAGATGTCTAGATATATATCGCCgaataaaaagtagaaaaatacCCTTTGATGAAGGAGACCTGCAGAGACGAAATAGAAACAAagttcagttaaaaaaatagaagaagaacaGCAAGATCTAAGAACAGCAAGGATATCTGGATATATTTCACCGaataaaaagtacaaaaatacCCTTTGATGAAGGAGATCTGCATAGacaaaatagaaacaaagttcAGCTGAAATAAAGTCTTTCACGAAGAAGGAGAAGGATACACAAAGAAGAAGGAtgcatgaagaagaagaagaagaacataataaaaaaaattcaaaccttcgtgaagaagaagaaaatggacAGAGAAACCATCTTGAACATAAAAAAgctcaaaaaaaattaaagctttcatgaagaaaaagtaaaagcAAATCTGAAAATGacattcaaaaagtaaaaaaaaaaaaagccaagAAGGAGAACTAACCTTGAGGCCGAAAGGTTTTGTTATGGTTCTCTAAAGTTGCCTTTTTTGTGGAGGAAGAAGAATGAAAGTAACTTttcttggagaagaagaagattgattcatgaaggaaaagaaggaatagtaaaaaaattcaaacattcGTCAAGAAGTAGAAGGTTGCACGGAGAAAATAACCACAACTATGCTTCAAGGGACAACCAACATTCAAAATAGCTTGGCTTGGAGAGGAAGAATAATAATTTCTGACTGCCAACGTCAATCACCAATTAATGCAGAAGTTATCATGGGCCAAAATACAAACAACAAAAAGACCAAAAAACCTCAAATTTGGACAGATGTCAACGAATGACAATGTCTAATTCAGTAATTTCACTATCCTAACATTTTCTTAGATATATAGTAGACTTTTTTCAAAACACATCTCATGTAAAGGTTTTTCGAAACACATTTCatataaatgtattataaaaaaCTCATTTCTGAACATAATTACAAgggttaaatttatttttctctcttaacgaaattttggaccaatttagtcctttatcttctgaaatacgtagatttagtcattttaatcaaatttgagttatgtttatttgatgtttagtatgcatttcaggattgtatttaagttgtttacagtatttgacatatttttgctttaagattaagtcaaatattattataaaatacattcgaaatattaaataaatttaacaaaatttaattaaaaaattaaattcatgtattttaaaaaataaaatactaaattagtacaaaattttaaaataaattaatttcaaaatttactaaaagaacaaaatcatatttactCCTAAATACAATAGTTGTtctgtgttttaaaataaaaaaatattatagattgTATGATTTGAAACGTCTTTAAATTATACATTACAGAATATAGAATGAAAACTctaaactaaactaaactaaaagACACATTGAAATTTGTAAGTGTACGAGGAGATGCAGTAAGAACAGCCTCCTCGAAAACgtagtttgaaaaaaaatacaaaagaaagaaGACAACGTATGAAAgcaaaaaaatggaaaagaattaACATGCGTATTTTGATGtaattcttgatttttttttttttaatttcgtaTAAACGAGAGCTTTTAAACTGAGAGAGAGTAAAGAAagattgaaaaaagaaaaatatctgaGAAAAAAACATAATCGATGACATGAGAATGGTCCAGGAAGTATTATCCATATAGGGGTTGGGTTGTTAGTGGAAAGTGTTGACTATGGAGAGAATGCGAAGACGTTGACCTCTGTGGTTAGATACAGAACAAGGAAGCTACCGGTGCAGTGCAGTGCACCACGATTGGTACTTTGGTCCATTTCCAATCCAAATTGCAGAGTGCAGAGAAATGGCGGATACGATTGTGGTGTTTCTGATAGACAAATTGACGAGGCTGTTGGTGGAGGAAGCCAAACTTCTCGCCGGCGTGCGCGATCAAGTGGCGTCGTTGCAGAGCGAGCTCCGCTTCATGAATCTCTTCCTCAGGAACTCTCAAGGGAAGCGCAAAGAGCATGACATGGTGGCGGAACTGGTCAGCCAGATCAGAGACGTGGCGCACGAGGCCGAAGA
This region of Vigna unguiculata cultivar IT97K-499-35 chromosome 5, ASM411807v1, whole genome shotgun sequence genomic DNA includes:
- the LOC114184812 gene encoding monogalactosyldiacylglycerol synthase 3, chloroplastic-like; this translates as MQISFIKGSPSSKGIFLLFIRRYISRHLFLDLELTFFWIRGFQTHLTKWIEVCGCIITKSRLTGTMAEALIIGLPIII